In Synechococcus sp. CB0101, a genomic segment contains:
- a CDS encoding DEAD/DEAH box helicase, translating to MSLLHATWLPVVPRGSFAKGKAPSAGLFIWADTWRVAEPVSPSGEAPFHPLSLNLDDLATWLDDNHFWSEDLRQATVTLTLPSRQQLSRGQKSEGAGAWSGLPLQAGEPLPKDLTWWPWQLEGWFLKPGPAAEWLNQLPLSGTAEAGLGDDLLWWCHLQRWCLSLIARGRWLPDAAEGKASWLPLLNREDDRRRLEDLATRMPQVVAASSAEPHLACGRPRSNRLLVASIVEKLVDGQLRSAFAPGGEGLDPLLAAWEEGLASHDGRIQIEEEDQERLAIASHHWRETVAGKVEPARACLELFTPPEGEELWELRFGLQAEADPTLRVPAGIVWGAGDGSLALGEIQLDQPGALLLEGLGRALLAFEPIERGLDAATPEAMQLTPAEAFVLVRTAASRLRDVGVGVVLPASLSGGLASRLGLAITAELPEKSRGFTLGETLEWRWEFMIGGVTLTLKDLEKLAAKRSPLVQHKGAWIELRPLDLKNAEKFCAAEPPFSLDDALRITGNEGETLQRLPVHAFTAGPRLQAVLEQYHQQKAPDPLPAPPGFAGQLRPYQERGLGWLAFLHRFDQGACLADDMGLGKTIQLLAFIQHLKAEDELKRPVLLVAPTSVLTNWKREAAAFTPDMVVNEHYGPRRPNSPEAIKKALKGVDLVLTTYGLLQRDSELLEAIDWQGVVIDEAQAIKNHNAKQSMAARDLGRPGRGSKCGPRFRIALTGTPVENRVSELWALMDFLNPKVLGDEPFFRQRYRLPIERYGDMSSLRDLKSRVSPFILRRLKTDKSIISDLPEKVELSEWVGLAPEQKKLYNQTVEESLDAIARAPLGQKHGQVLALLTKLKQICNHPALALKQDPDPSDVGFFKEFAARSAKVQRLEEILEEVIEAGDRALLFTQFAEWGHLLKAHLEQRWKQPVPFLYGNTSKAERQAMVDRFQEDPRGPQLFLLSLKAGGVGLNLTRASHVFHIDRWWNPAVENQATDRAYRIGQQNRVMVHKFITSGSVEERIDRMIKEKSKLAEDIVGSGEDWLGGMDVSQLKDLVTLSED from the coding sequence ATGAGCCTGCTGCATGCCACCTGGCTGCCCGTCGTTCCGCGGGGCAGCTTCGCCAAGGGCAAGGCCCCCAGCGCGGGCCTGTTCATCTGGGCGGACACCTGGCGTGTGGCCGAGCCGGTGAGCCCCAGCGGCGAAGCGCCGTTCCACCCCCTCAGCCTCAACCTCGACGATCTGGCCACCTGGCTCGACGACAACCACTTCTGGTCGGAAGACCTGCGCCAGGCCACCGTCACCCTCACCCTGCCCAGCCGCCAGCAACTCAGCCGCGGCCAGAAAAGCGAGGGCGCCGGCGCCTGGAGCGGGCTGCCTCTGCAGGCAGGTGAACCGCTCCCTAAAGACCTCACCTGGTGGCCCTGGCAGCTGGAGGGCTGGTTCCTCAAGCCCGGCCCCGCGGCCGAATGGCTCAATCAACTGCCCCTCTCCGGCACCGCGGAGGCGGGCCTGGGCGACGACCTGCTCTGGTGGTGCCATCTGCAGCGCTGGTGCCTGAGCCTGATCGCGCGCGGCCGCTGGCTGCCCGATGCTGCCGAGGGCAAAGCCAGCTGGCTGCCCCTGCTCAACCGCGAAGACGACCGCCGCCGCCTCGAAGACCTCGCCACCCGCATGCCCCAGGTGGTGGCCGCCTCCAGCGCCGAACCGCACCTGGCCTGCGGCCGGCCCCGCTCCAACCGCCTGCTGGTGGCCAGCATCGTGGAAAAGCTGGTGGACGGCCAGCTGCGCTCCGCCTTTGCCCCTGGCGGTGAGGGCCTCGATCCGCTGCTGGCGGCCTGGGAAGAGGGCCTCGCCAGCCACGACGGCCGCATCCAGATCGAGGAAGAAGACCAGGAACGCCTGGCGATCGCCAGCCACCACTGGCGCGAAACCGTGGCGGGCAAGGTGGAACCCGCCCGCGCCTGCCTGGAGCTGTTCACCCCGCCGGAGGGGGAAGAGCTGTGGGAGCTGCGCTTTGGGCTGCAGGCCGAAGCCGATCCCACCCTGCGGGTGCCCGCCGGGATCGTGTGGGGCGCCGGCGACGGCAGCTTGGCCTTGGGCGAGATCCAGCTGGATCAACCCGGCGCGCTGCTCTTGGAGGGCCTGGGCCGAGCGCTGCTGGCGTTTGAGCCGATCGAGCGCGGCCTCGATGCCGCCACCCCGGAAGCGATGCAGCTCACTCCGGCGGAGGCCTTCGTGCTGGTACGCACCGCGGCCAGCCGGCTGCGGGATGTGGGCGTGGGCGTGGTGCTGCCCGCCAGCCTCTCGGGCGGCCTGGCCTCGCGCCTGGGCCTGGCGATCACCGCCGAGCTGCCCGAAAAATCGCGCGGCTTCACCCTCGGCGAAACGCTCGAGTGGCGCTGGGAATTCATGATCGGCGGCGTCACCCTCACCCTCAAAGACCTCGAGAAGCTGGCGGCCAAACGCAGCCCCTTGGTGCAGCACAAAGGGGCCTGGATCGAACTGCGCCCGCTCGATCTCAAGAACGCCGAAAAGTTCTGCGCCGCTGAGCCCCCCTTCAGCCTCGACGACGCCCTGCGCATCACCGGCAACGAAGGCGAAACGCTGCAACGCCTGCCGGTGCACGCCTTCACCGCCGGGCCGCGCCTGCAGGCGGTGCTCGAGCAGTACCACCAGCAGAAAGCCCCCGACCCCCTGCCCGCCCCACCTGGCTTCGCCGGCCAACTGCGGCCCTATCAGGAGCGCGGCCTGGGCTGGCTCGCCTTCTTGCATCGGTTCGATCAGGGCGCCTGCCTGGCCGACGACATGGGTCTCGGCAAAACGATTCAGCTGCTGGCGTTCATCCAGCACCTCAAAGCCGAAGACGAACTGAAACGCCCGGTGCTGCTGGTGGCGCCCACCTCGGTGCTCACCAACTGGAAGCGGGAGGCGGCGGCCTTCACCCCCGACATGGTGGTGAACGAGCACTACGGCCCGCGCCGCCCCAACAGCCCCGAGGCGATCAAGAAAGCCCTCAAGGGCGTGGATCTGGTGCTCACCACCTATGGCCTGCTCCAACGCGACAGCGAACTGCTGGAGGCGATCGACTGGCAGGGCGTGGTGATCGATGAAGCCCAGGCGATCAAAAACCACAACGCCAAGCAATCGATGGCGGCGCGGGATCTGGGGCGGCCCGGCCGGGGCAGCAAATGCGGCCCGCGCTTCCGCATCGCCCTCACCGGCACGCCAGTGGAAAACCGCGTCAGCGAACTGTGGGCGCTGATGGATTTCCTCAATCCCAAGGTGCTCGGCGATGAACCCTTCTTCCGCCAGCGCTATCGCCTACCGATCGAGCGCTATGGAGATATGTCGTCGCTGCGGGATCTCAAGAGCCGGGTGAGTCCCTTCATCCTGCGGCGCCTCAAAACCGACAAATCGATCATTTCCGACCTGCCTGAGAAGGTGGAGCTGAGCGAATGGGTGGGGCTCGCCCCCGAGCAGAAGAAGCTCTACAACCAAACCGTGGAGGAGAGCCTCGATGCGATCGCCCGGGCGCCGCTGGGGCAGAAGCACGGCCAGGTATTGGCCCTGCTCACCAAGCTCAAGCAGATCTGCAACCACCCGGCCCTGGCCCTCAAGCAGGACCCCGACCCGAGCGATGTGGGCTTCTTCAAGGAGTTCGCCGCCCGCAGCGCCAAGGTGCAACGCCTCGAAGAGATCCTCGAAGAGGTGATCGAAGCGGGCGATCGCGCCTTGCTGTTCACCCAATTCGCCGAATGGGGCCACCTGCTCAAGGCCCACTTGGAGCAGAGGTGGAAGCAACCGGTGCCCTTCCTCTACGGCAACACCAGCAAGGCCGAACGACAGGCGATGGTGGATCGCTTCCAGGAGGATCCCCGCGGCCCGCAACTGTTCCTGCTGTCGCTCAAAGCCGGCGGTGTGGGCCTGAACCTCACCCGCGCCAGCCACGTGTTCCACATCGATCGCTGGTGGAACCCGGCCGTGGAAAACCAGGCCACCGACCGTGCCTACCGGATCGGCCAGCAGAACCGCGTGATGGTGCACAAGTTCATCACCAGCGGTTCGGTGGAGGAGCGCATCGACCGGATGATCAAGGAGAAGTCGAAACTCGCCGAAGACATCGTGGGCTCCGGCGAAGACTGGCTCGGCGGCATGGACGTGAGCCAGCTCAAGGACCTGGTGACCCTCAGCGAGGACTGA
- the alaS gene encoding alanine--tRNA ligase, whose translation MAAAAPRTGAEIRAAFLDFYEQRGHKPMASASLVPEDPTVLLTIAGMLPFKPVFLGQQQRPAPRATSSQKCIRTNDIENVGRTARHHTFFEMLGNFSFGDYFKEQAIQWAWELSTGVFGLSPKNLVVSVFREDDEAEAIWRDVVGVNPKRIIRMDEADNFWASGPTGPCGPCSEIYYDFKPELGDDGIDLEDDSRFIEFYNLVFMQYNRDAEGTLTPLANRNIDTGMGLERMAQILQAVPNNYETDLIYPLIETAAQLAGVAYPALDDKGKTSLKVIGDHSRAITQLICDGVTASNLGRGYILRRLLRRVVRHGRLLGIDKPFLTAMGEASIALMQSAYPQLVERREVILAELQREEARFLETLERGEKLLADVLAAKPKQISGEQAFELYDTYGFPLELTEEIAEEHGLTMDLEGFEAAMEAQRQRAKAAAVSIDLTLQEAIDQVAADLEATAFRGYELLEQSSCVLALVVNGEPAQRAVAGDSVQVVLDTTPFYGEGGGQVGDRGVLSGDELIVAIDAVSRNRSVFVHSGRIERGVLSLGDVVHGQVDRACRRRAQANHTATHLLQAALKQVVDPGIGQAGSLVDFDRLRFDFHCPRAVSASELEQIEVLINGWISEAHSLEVQEMAIEKAKAAGAVAMFGEKYADVVRVVDVPGVSMELCGGTHVANTAEIGLFKIVSESGVAAGIRRIEAVAGPAVLAYLNERDGVVKQLGERFKAQPAEIVDRVVQLADELKASQKALAAAREELALAKSAALAGLAVAVGEHQLLVARLDGVEGGGLQSAAQGLADQLGDGAAVVLGGLPDPADLGKVILVASFGKAVIAAGPKAGAFIGGIAKACGGGGGGRPNLAQAGGRDGAALDGALEQARTELAAALG comes from the coding sequence ATGGCTGCCGCCGCCCCTCGCACTGGTGCTGAGATCCGCGCGGCGTTTCTCGATTTCTATGAGCAGCGCGGCCACAAGCCCATGGCCAGCGCCTCGCTGGTGCCGGAAGACCCCACGGTGCTGCTCACCATCGCCGGCATGCTCCCCTTCAAGCCGGTGTTTCTGGGACAGCAGCAACGGCCGGCGCCCCGCGCCACCAGCTCCCAGAAGTGCATCCGCACCAACGACATCGAAAACGTGGGCCGCACGGCGCGGCATCACACGTTTTTCGAGATGCTCGGCAACTTCTCCTTTGGCGATTACTTCAAGGAGCAGGCGATTCAGTGGGCCTGGGAGCTGAGCACCGGCGTGTTCGGGCTCTCCCCCAAGAACCTCGTGGTGAGCGTGTTCCGCGAAGACGACGAGGCCGAAGCGATCTGGCGTGACGTGGTGGGGGTGAACCCCAAGCGAATCATCCGCATGGATGAGGCCGACAACTTCTGGGCCTCCGGCCCCACCGGCCCCTGCGGCCCGTGCTCAGAGATCTATTACGACTTCAAGCCCGAACTCGGCGATGACGGCATCGACCTCGAAGACGACTCCCGCTTCATCGAGTTCTACAACCTGGTGTTCATGCAGTACAACCGCGACGCGGAGGGCACCCTCACGCCGCTGGCTAACCGCAACATCGACACCGGCATGGGCCTCGAGCGGATGGCCCAGATCCTCCAGGCCGTTCCCAATAACTACGAAACCGACCTCATCTATCCGCTGATCGAAACGGCGGCGCAGCTGGCCGGTGTGGCCTATCCCGCCCTCGATGACAAGGGCAAAACCAGCCTGAAGGTGATCGGCGACCACAGCCGTGCCATCACCCAATTGATCTGCGATGGCGTCACCGCCAGCAACCTGGGCCGCGGCTACATCCTGCGCCGGTTGCTGCGCCGCGTGGTGCGCCACGGACGTCTCCTCGGTATCGACAAGCCCTTCCTCACGGCGATGGGTGAGGCGTCGATCGCGCTGATGCAGAGCGCCTACCCGCAGCTGGTGGAGCGGCGCGAGGTGATCCTGGCGGAGCTCCAGCGCGAAGAAGCCCGCTTCCTGGAAACCCTGGAGCGCGGCGAGAAGCTGCTGGCCGATGTGCTGGCGGCCAAGCCCAAGCAGATCTCAGGCGAGCAGGCCTTCGAGCTCTACGACACCTACGGCTTCCCGCTGGAGCTCACCGAGGAGATCGCCGAGGAGCATGGCCTCACGATGGATCTTGAGGGATTTGAAGCCGCGATGGAGGCCCAGCGCCAGCGGGCCAAGGCCGCGGCGGTGAGCATCGATCTCACCCTGCAGGAAGCGATCGATCAGGTGGCCGCTGATCTGGAGGCCACCGCCTTCCGCGGCTACGAGCTGCTCGAGCAGAGCAGCTGCGTTTTGGCGTTGGTGGTGAACGGCGAGCCAGCGCAGCGCGCCGTGGCCGGCGACAGCGTGCAGGTGGTGCTCGACACCACCCCCTTCTATGGCGAGGGCGGCGGTCAGGTGGGTGATCGCGGTGTGCTCAGCGGCGACGAGCTGATCGTGGCGATCGATGCGGTGAGCCGGAACCGCAGCGTGTTTGTGCACAGCGGCCGCATCGAGCGCGGCGTGCTCAGCCTCGGGGATGTGGTGCACGGCCAGGTGGACCGAGCCTGCCGCCGCCGCGCCCAGGCGAACCACACCGCCACACACCTGTTGCAGGCGGCGCTGAAGCAGGTGGTGGATCCGGGCATCGGCCAGGCCGGTTCGCTGGTGGATTTCGATCGCCTCCGTTTCGACTTCCACTGCCCCCGCGCCGTGAGCGCATCAGAGCTCGAGCAGATCGAAGTGCTGATCAACGGCTGGATCAGCGAGGCCCACAGCCTTGAGGTGCAGGAGATGGCGATCGAGAAGGCCAAGGCTGCCGGCGCCGTGGCGATGTTCGGCGAGAAGTACGCCGATGTGGTGCGCGTGGTGGATGTACCCGGCGTGTCGATGGAGCTCTGCGGCGGCACCCACGTGGCCAACACCGCTGAGATCGGCCTGTTCAAGATCGTGAGCGAGAGCGGTGTGGCCGCTGGCATCCGCCGGATTGAGGCCGTCGCCGGTCCAGCCGTGCTCGCCTATCTGAACGAGCGTGATGGGGTGGTGAAGCAGCTGGGCGAGCGCTTCAAGGCCCAGCCCGCCGAAATCGTGGATCGGGTGGTGCAGCTGGCCGATGAGCTCAAGGCCAGCCAGAAGGCCCTGGCCGCGGCGCGCGAGGAGTTGGCCCTGGCGAAGTCGGCGGCGCTGGCCGGGCTGGCGGTGGCTGTGGGTGAGCACCAGCTCTTGGTGGCACGCCTTGATGGTGTGGAGGGCGGCGGTTTGCAGAGCGCTGCCCAGGGCCTGGCGGATCAGTTGGGCGACGGCGCGGCCGTGGTGCTGGGCGGTCTGCCCGACCCCGCCGATCTGGGCAAAGTGATCCTGGTGGCATCGTTTGGCAAGGCGGTGATCGCGGCCGGCCCCAAGGCCGGAGCCTTCATCGGTGGCATCGCCAAGGCCTGCGGTGGCGGCGGTGGCGGCCGGCCCAACCTGGCCCAGGCCGGTGGACGCGATGGTGCAGCCCTTGATGGGGCGTTGGAGCAGGCCCGCACCGAGCTCGCGGCGGCGCTGGGCTGA